In bacterium, the genomic window TGTGCCCGTGGTCGAGATCGGTCCCGGCCGGGGGGCGCTGACCGGTCTCCTGGCGGAAAAGGCGTCCGCTTACACGGGCGTGGAGCTCGACGGCGACCTGGCCCGGAAATTGGCGGAGCGGCTCGCCGAACGCTTCGGCGACCGGCCGGGCTTCGCGGTGGTGGAGGGGGATTTTCTCGACTACGAGCCGCCGGGGCCGGAGCCGCTGTGGCTCGTGGGGAACATCCCCTACGCGGTTTCGTCCAAAATCGTCCAGCGGGCCACCGGGGAGCGCCGATACGCCGCCGCCGTGCTCATGTTCCAGCGCGAGTTCGCCGCCCGGCTGACCGCCCGTCCGGGCGATTCGGCCCGCGGCTCGCTGTCGGCGTACGTCGCCTACCACTGGGAGGCCGGGACCGCCTTCAAGGTCAAGGCGGGGAGCTTCTCCCCCCAACCCAGGGTGGACTCGGCGGTGGTCGTCTTCCGCAGGCGGGAGGTCCCGCCGGTGGAGGTGGCCGACGAGGAGGCGTTCTTCAAGCTGGTCCGGGCCGCCTTCGCCCGGCGCCGCAAGCAGCTCGGCAACGCCGGGGTCGAAGGTTTGAATATGACCCGGCCCGAATGGTTGGAGGTCCTGGAGCGGGCCGACGTCGGCCGGGGACGCCGGGCCCAGGAGCTCTCCCTGGAGGACTTCGCCCGGATTTATAACGAATTACGCGAGGTGGGCGGTGGCACGGGGTAGGCGTTTCGAGCGCGATTACGGGAAGCTGGCGGAGGACCTGGCCGGCTGGATCGCGGGTTACGTCCGGGGGGCGGGATTCTCCGAGGTGGTCCTCGGCGTGTCCGGCGGGGTGGATTCCGCCACCAGCGCCGCTCTGGCCGCCAAGGCCCTCGGCGCGGGGGGCGTCCACGCGCTCCTGTTGCCCCACGCCGAGAGCGACCCGGACTCCGAGACCGACGGCCGGCTGGTCTGCGACCAATTGGGT contains:
- the rsmA gene encoding 16S rRNA (adenine(1518)-N(6)/adenine(1519)-N(6))-dimethyltransferase RsmA — its product is MVGRPRLGQHFLRDDRAARRIAALVPSGVPVVEIGPGRGALTGLLAEKASAYTGVELDGDLARKLAERLAERFGDRPGFAVVEGDFLDYEPPGPEPLWLVGNIPYAVSSKIVQRATGERRYAAAVLMFQREFAARLTARPGDSARGSLSAYVAYHWEAGTAFKVKAGSFSPQPRVDSAVVVFRRREVPPVEVADEEAFFKLVRAAFARRRKQLGNAGVEGLNMTRPEWLEVLERADVGRGRRAQELSLEDFARIYNELREVGGGTG
- a CDS encoding NAD(+) synthase; translation: MARGRRFERDYGKLAEDLAGWIAGYVRGAGFSEVVLGVSGGVDSATSAALAAKALGAGGVHALLLPHAESDPDSETDGRLVCDQLG